One window of Inquilinus sp. KBS0705 genomic DNA carries:
- a CDS encoding M20/M25/M40 family metallo-hydrolase → MKLKLLYACMTITGMAGTAFAQETVDQAAVAKIREEGLNHSKVMETAFYITDVAGPRLSGSPGLKRAQEWAVNQLKTWGLVNAKLEPWGKFGKGWEVQKNYAAITVPYYHAIIAIPKAWTPGTNGAIKGEVVLVKADTITDLDQYKGKLAGKIVMFDTKTKVAQSFKADASRYTDEELQKMADAKPQPAGAPRPAFDQNSPQFAAMRRMRAMRAAIGDFFLNEKVGLVLSIARGSDGTVFTTNGASYADTAKAVAPELETSSEDYLRILRLVKAGQKVELEADIKTQFFTDDLQGYNVIAEIPGTDKKLKEQVVMIGGHFDSWHAATGATDNAAGSAVMMEAVRILKAIGFKPKRTIRIALWSSEEQGLFGSRGYVAAHFGDPKTMELKPEQAKLDAYYNLDNGTGQIRGIYLQGDSAAGPLFKTWLEPFKDLGAATVTIGNTGGTDHLSYNAVGIPGFQFIQEPIDYGTRTHHSNQDTYDRLIEDDLKQAATIIASFVYNTSERKDMVPRKPLPVVTPPAAAAKN, encoded by the coding sequence ATGAAATTAAAATTACTTTATGCCTGCATGACCATAACGGGCATGGCAGGAACCGCATTTGCACAAGAGACCGTTGACCAGGCGGCCGTTGCAAAAATCCGCGAAGAAGGGTTAAACCACTCCAAGGTTATGGAAACCGCTTTTTACATTACAGATGTTGCGGGCCCGCGTTTATCCGGCTCACCGGGTTTAAAACGTGCGCAGGAATGGGCTGTAAATCAATTAAAAACATGGGGTTTAGTTAACGCTAAATTAGAGCCTTGGGGCAAGTTTGGTAAAGGCTGGGAGGTTCAAAAAAATTATGCGGCTATTACCGTTCCGTATTACCATGCTATAATAGCCATCCCTAAAGCCTGGACACCGGGTACTAATGGCGCTATAAAAGGCGAAGTGGTTTTAGTAAAAGCCGATACCATTACCGATCTTGACCAGTACAAAGGGAAACTTGCAGGTAAAATTGTAATGTTTGATACTAAAACTAAAGTAGCCCAATCATTTAAAGCGGATGCATCGCGTTATACTGACGAAGAACTGCAAAAAATGGCTGATGCGAAGCCACAGCCGGCGGGAGCTCCACGCCCGGCGTTTGATCAAAATTCGCCACAGTTTGCTGCCATGCGCCGTATGAGAGCTATGCGCGCTGCTATTGGCGATTTTTTCTTAAATGAAAAAGTTGGTTTGGTATTAAGTATTGCCCGCGGTAGCGATGGAACAGTATTTACAACCAACGGAGCATCATATGCAGATACCGCCAAAGCAGTAGCGCCCGAACTGGAAACCAGCAGCGAGGACTACCTGCGCATTTTGCGCTTAGTTAAGGCAGGCCAAAAGGTTGAATTGGAAGCAGACATAAAAACCCAATTCTTTACCGATGATTTGCAAGGCTATAACGTAATTGCCGAAATACCGGGTACCGATAAAAAATTAAAAGAGCAGGTAGTAATGATAGGCGGCCACTTTGATTCGTGGCATGCGGCTACAGGCGCTACAGATAATGCAGCGGGCAGTGCTGTAATGATGGAAGCTGTGCGTATATTAAAAGCTATTGGCTTTAAACCAAAACGTACTATTCGTATTGCATTGTGGAGCTCAGAAGAGCAAGGTTTATTTGGCTCTCGTGGCTATGTTGCGGCCCATTTTGGCGACCCTAAAACTATGGAATTGAAGCCGGAGCAGGCAAAGCTTGATGCTTATTATAACCTGGATAACGGTACCGGTCAAATACGCGGTATATACTTGCAGGGCGACTCTGCGGCTGGCCCGTTATTCAAAACCTGGTTAGAACCATTTAAAGACCTTGGCGCAGCTACTGTTACTATAGGTAATACCGGCGGTACAGATCACCTTTCGTATAACGCGGTGGGTATACCGGGCTTCCAGTTTATACAGGAGCCTATTGACTACGGTACTCGTACACACCATAGTAACCAGGATACCTACGATCGCCTGATAGAAGACGATTTGAAACAAGCTGCTACCATTATAGCATCGTTTGTATATAATACATCCGAGCGTAAAGATATGGTGCCACGCAAGCCATTACCGGTTGTTACGCCTCCGGCTGCAGCGGCAAAAAATTAA
- a CDS encoding 1-deoxy-D-xylulose-5-phosphate synthase: MQVPAGDFLKRINYPSDLKEFKEDELEQVCNDLRQYIIDIVSVNGGHFAASLGTVELTVALQYVLNTPYDQLVWDVGHQAYGHKILTGRRDEFHTNRVYGGISGFPKRSESIYDTFGVGHSSTSISAALGMAVASQYKGETDRQHVAVIGDGAMGAGLAFEALNHAGIENSNLLVILNDNNMSIDPNVGALKEYLADITTSRPYNRFRDDIATVLAKLSSIGPDAFKIAKKLEKSIKGTLLKRSNFFEALKFRYFGPVDGHDVKHLVKLLRDLRDIPGPKLLHCITVKGKGYALAEKDQTKWHAPGLFDKITGEIKKAKYDKPQPPKYQDVFGHSIIELAEQNPKIMGVTPAMPSGCSLNLMMKAMPTRAFDVGIAEQHAVTFSAGMATQGLIPFCNIYSSFMQRAYDQVIHDVALQKLNVVFCLDRAGFAGADGGTHHGAYDLAYMRCIPNMVVSAPMNEEELRNLMYTAQQENMGPFVIRYPRGNGVMVDWQRPFKAIPVGKGRKICDGEEVAIVTIGAIGNEATKAIADLNTEGFYPAHYDLRFVKPLDEDMLHEVFTKYNQVVTVEDGCLEGGMGSAILEFMADKGYKNNVVRLGIPDRVIEHGEQPELWAECGYDANGIAAQVRSFGIKRNKHTIAS; this comes from the coding sequence ATGCAGGTACCCGCCGGTGATTTTTTAAAACGGATAAACTATCCCTCTGATTTAAAGGAATTTAAGGAAGATGAGCTTGAACAGGTATGTAACGACCTGAGGCAATATATCATTGATATTGTATCGGTAAACGGCGGCCACTTTGCGGCAAGCCTGGGTACTGTGGAGCTTACTGTAGCCCTGCAATATGTATTAAATACCCCCTACGACCAATTAGTATGGGATGTTGGGCACCAGGCATATGGCCATAAAATACTAACCGGCCGCCGCGACGAGTTTCATACTAACCGCGTTTATGGCGGCATCAGCGGCTTCCCAAAACGGTCTGAAAGCATATACGACACCTTTGGAGTTGGGCACTCATCTACCTCTATATCAGCAGCATTGGGCATGGCTGTGGCATCGCAATACAAAGGCGAAACCGACAGGCAGCACGTGGCTGTAATAGGCGATGGAGCTATGGGCGCGGGCCTTGCCTTTGAGGCACTTAACCATGCCGGTATCGAAAACTCCAACCTGCTGGTGATACTGAACGACAACAACATGTCGATAGACCCTAACGTGGGTGCTTTAAAGGAATACCTGGCAGATATCACCACCTCGAGGCCATATAACCGCTTCAGGGACGATATTGCCACTGTACTGGCCAAGCTATCATCAATAGGCCCTGATGCCTTTAAAATAGCTAAAAAGCTCGAAAAAAGCATAAAAGGGACACTACTTAAAAGGAGCAACTTCTTTGAGGCGCTTAAGTTCAGATACTTCGGCCCGGTTGATGGGCACGATGTAAAACACCTGGTTAAACTGCTGCGCGACCTGCGTGACATACCCGGGCCAAAGCTATTACACTGCATTACCGTAAAGGGCAAAGGCTACGCACTGGCCGAAAAGGACCAGACCAAATGGCACGCCCCCGGTTTGTTTGATAAAATAACCGGCGAGATAAAAAAAGCCAAATACGATAAGCCGCAACCACCTAAATATCAGGATGTTTTTGGGCATAGCATTATTGAGCTGGCCGAACAAAACCCTAAAATTATGGGGGTTACGCCTGCCATGCCTTCGGGTTGCTCGCTTAACCTGATGATGAAAGCCATGCCTACACGTGCCTTTGATGTGGGCATTGCCGAGCAGCATGCGGTAACCTTCTCGGCAGGGATGGCTACACAGGGGCTTATACCCTTTTGTAACATATACTCCAGCTTTATGCAACGGGCCTATGACCAGGTGATACATGATGTAGCCCTGCAAAAGCTAAATGTTGTATTTTGCCTTGACAGGGCCGGTTTTGCCGGTGCCGATGGCGGGACACACCATGGCGCCTACGATTTGGCTTACATGCGCTGCATACCTAATATGGTGGTATCGGCACCTATGAATGAAGAAGAACTACGCAACCTGATGTATACTGCACAACAGGAAAACATGGGCCCATTTGTTATACGCTACCCCCGTGGCAATGGTGTTATGGTTGATTGGCAACGCCCTTTTAAAGCTATACCTGTTGGCAAGGGCCGCAAAATATGCGATGGCGAAGAAGTTGCTATTGTAACCATTGGCGCTATTGGCAACGAAGCTACTAAAGCCATTGCCGACCTAAATACCGAAGGTTTTTACCCTGCACATTACGACCTGCGCTTTGTAAAACCGCTTGATGAGGATATGCTGCACGAAGTATTTACCAAATATAACCAAGTAGTAACTGTGGAAGATGGCTGCCTTGAAGGCGGCATGGGCAGCGCCATATTAGAGTTTATGGCCGATAAAGGCTATAAAAACAACGTTGTACGCTTAGGCATACCTGACCGTGTGATTGAACATGGCGAACAACCCGAACTTTGGGCCGAGTGTGGCTACGATGCCAATGGCATTGCCGCACAGGTTAGGAGCTTTGGCATTAAAAGGAATAAACATACTATAGCTTCTTAA
- a CDS encoding chromosome segregation protein ScpA — protein MTEEAFAIKLPQFEGPFDLLLFFIERDELDIHEIKIASITNDFLDYIHQMTVLNMEVASEFIFVAATLMRIKAKMLLPRHNTGEEENELDTKESLIRKLIEYKRFKVLCDELRPYEDERFKQEKRGNIKADLEQVEKVAVPGEELSEINLYKLMMVYNRVMRQYLTRSEEVVHTVTQYPYTIEKQKAAIADLLRINKKMDFSNIAGNSENKVHFVYNFLAVLEMLQQELIDIKIGLGYNNFWISPR, from the coding sequence ATGACCGAAGAGGCTTTCGCAATTAAACTCCCGCAATTTGAAGGACCCTTTGACCTGCTGCTGTTTTTTATAGAACGCGACGAACTGGATATACACGAAATAAAGATAGCCAGCATTACCAACGACTTTTTGGATTACATACACCAGATGACGGTGCTGAACATGGAGGTAGCCAGCGAATTTATTTTTGTTGCAGCTACCCTAATGCGCATAAAAGCCAAAATGCTTTTGCCGCGCCATAACACCGGCGAAGAAGAGAACGAACTGGATACCAAAGAAAGCTTAATACGCAAGCTGATAGAATACAAACGCTTTAAGGTGCTTTGCGATGAGTTAAGGCCTTATGAGGATGAACGTTTTAAACAGGAAAAGCGCGGCAACATTAAGGCCGACCTGGAGCAGGTTGAAAAAGTAGCCGTACCCGGCGAAGAACTTTCAGAAATTAACCTGTATAAACTGATGATGGTTTATAACCGGGTGATGCGCCAATACCTTACCCGCAGCGAAGAAGTGGTGCACACAGTAACGCAATACCCATACACCATCGAAAAACAAAAGGCGGCCATTGCCGATCTGCTGCGCATCAACAAAAAGATGGATTTTAGCAACATAGCGGGTAACTCCGAAAATAAGGTGCATTTTGTATATAATTTTTTAGCCGTATTAGAAATGCTGCAGCAGGAGCTGATAGATATAAAAATAGGCCTGGGCTATAATAATTTTTGGATATCGCCACGATAG
- a CDS encoding serine hydroxymethyltransferase has product MKRDKLIFKLLDEEQQRQEEGIELIASENFVSKQVMEAAGSVATNKYAEGLPGKRYYGGCQIVDEIETIAIERAKQLFNAEWANVQPHSGAQANAAVMLAVLQPGDKILGFDLSHGGHLTHGSPVNFSGRLYEPHFYGVNKETGLVDYDQLKAVALKEKPKLIICGASAYSRDWDYAFIRSVADEVGALVLADISHPAGLIARGLLTDPLPHCHIVTTTTHKTLRGPRGGLILLGRDFENPWGLKTPKGEVRMMSSLLDMAVFPGTQGGPLEHIIAAKAIAFGEALSDSYMKYILQVKLNGAAMAKALTERGYNIISGGTDNHLMLVDLRNKNITGKAAENALVNADITANKNMVPYDDRSPFVTSGIRLGTAAITTRGLKEKHMETIVELIDAVLIDPENETSIKKIRKRVHKLMEDFPLYKD; this is encoded by the coding sequence ATGAAAAGAGACAAATTAATATTTAAGCTGTTAGATGAAGAGCAGCAACGCCAGGAAGAAGGCATTGAGCTGATAGCATCAGAAAATTTTGTAAGCAAGCAGGTAATGGAAGCCGCAGGATCTGTTGCAACCAACAAATATGCCGAAGGCCTGCCGGGTAAACGCTATTATGGCGGCTGCCAAATTGTTGACGAAATTGAAACTATTGCCATTGAGCGCGCAAAGCAGCTTTTTAATGCCGAGTGGGCAAACGTGCAGCCACATAGTGGCGCGCAGGCCAATGCCGCGGTAATGCTGGCTGTTTTACAACCGGGCGATAAAATATTAGGGTTTGATCTTTCGCATGGCGGGCACTTAACACATGGTTCGCCGGTTAACTTTTCGGGTAGACTATACGAGCCGCATTTTTATGGGGTTAATAAAGAAACCGGCCTGGTTGATTACGACCAGCTGAAAGCCGTAGCTTTAAAAGAGAAACCAAAACTGATCATTTGCGGTGCTTCGGCATACTCGCGCGATTGGGATTACGCGTTCATCCGCAGCGTTGCCGATGAAGTAGGCGCGTTGGTATTGGCAGATATATCGCACCCGGCAGGTTTAATTGCCCGTGGTTTACTAACCGATCCGCTTCCGCATTGCCATATTGTTACTACCACTACCCACAAAACCTTACGCGGCCCGCGTGGCGGCCTTATTTTGTTAGGTAGAGATTTTGAGAACCCATGGGGTTTAAAAACACCAAAGGGCGAAGTAAGGATGATGTCGTCTTTATTAGACATGGCTGTGTTCCCGGGTACACAGGGTGGCCCCTTAGAGCATATTATAGCTGCTAAAGCTATTGCCTTTGGCGAAGCTTTAAGCGATAGCTACATGAAATACATATTACAGGTTAAGTTAAACGGCGCTGCAATGGCCAAGGCTTTAACCGAAAGAGGCTACAACATCATATCGGGCGGTACGGATAACCACCTGATGCTGGTTGACCTGCGCAATAAAAATATTACAGGTAAAGCAGCCGAAAACGCCTTAGTTAACGCCGATATTACGGCCAATAAAAACATGGTTCCGTATGATGACAGGTCGCCTTTTGTAACATCGGGCATCCGCCTGGGTACTGCGGCTATTACTACCCGCGGACTAAAAGAGAAGCACATGGAAACGATTGTTGAGTTAATAGACGCGGTGTTAATTGACCCCGAAAACGAAACTTCGATCAAAAAAATACGTAAAAGGGTACATAAATTGATGGAAGATTTTCCACTGTATAAGGATTAA
- a CDS encoding PAS domain S-box protein, with the protein MTEQGNFEDIESSRLAALHSYGILDTLPEEEYDAITRLASYICQVPLAFITFIDADRQWFKSKVGLDIDAVPRNESFCRYTLSEDHLVEVPDTTLNALFAESEMVTGAFGIRFYASAPLIDPSGLVIGTLCVFDQKAKQLSAEQRDALQTLASEVMSHLILRKQKKELEQSLIAHREFYNLFESSSEIHFIANKESNIEVINDSVTPILGYTPKQAIGRSLWDFVAGKNREQFVPLIEKALASNLPFELETETVTRTGEVKWLSWTAIYRGEKWYASGRDITFQKRLIIQTEQLSLVASKIKNGVVISDANDRVVWTNNAFETITGYSIHDVEDEYLGKVLKGRTKDPAAEQQLIAAIRNKQSYEIELLIDKKDGTPLWISVTNSVIYGADDGVEKYIRIIIDISARKSAEQDVEILSFAARKSPSGIMIRDAGGAIIWMNEAMERIIGYTLTELKGQSIGTKLVGAETNLEVFELASKAVKENKPYEVEIKIYKKDGSTAWVFISNSPLFDEVGSVERQIGVMVDITERKRAEEELTTLSLVASKTTSGVVINNSAGKVEWVNSAFEQITGFTLEDVQHKHLGDSLTGELTDISIIQKARELSEKKQSFEVDLLIYRKDGQPLWISVINSVITDDSGKVDKYIEVIIDITAKKKAELELIAAREEAIQLSRAKDMFISVMSHEIRTPLNAVIGMSHLLMEDNPMDSQKENLNVLKFSAENLMTLINDVLDFAKIETGNVELEKANIDIRDLIHGIASSMKYKAQENNIYLKYDVDEDVPAIIVGDKARLMQILLNLVSNSVKFTSQGGVDIDLKVIEQNKNTVRIRFAVTDTGIGIAKNKLNTIFESFKQAEADTTRNYGGTGLGLAISKRLIELHDSRINVDSVLGKGSTFWFTITFDKLDGHTVNNNNTVETGLNINVLVVDDNQINRLLINKVLKKWGATADFAENGVEAIDKLEAFKNFDVVLMDIHMPLMGGLEATGVIRGKSDPYFQNLPIIALTASMLSNQMGQIEAAGMNDYILKPFDPKTLFDKLSRYQKQ; encoded by the coding sequence ATGACCGAACAGGGAAATTTTGAAGATATCGAGAGCAGCCGCTTAGCGGCGCTGCACTCCTACGGTATTTTAGATACATTACCTGAAGAGGAATATGATGCTATAACCCGCCTGGCATCCTACATATGCCAGGTGCCTTTGGCCTTTATTACTTTTATAGATGCCGACCGGCAGTGGTTTAAATCAAAGGTAGGGCTTGATATTGATGCCGTACCCCGTAACGAATCTTTTTGCCGGTACACCCTTTCCGAAGATCACCTTGTAGAAGTACCCGATACCACCCTTAACGCCTTGTTTGCCGAATCGGAAATGGTAACGGGTGCTTTTGGTATACGCTTTTATGCCAGCGCGCCATTAATTGACCCCAGCGGGCTGGTAATAGGCACCTTGTGCGTGTTCGACCAAAAGGCCAAGCAGCTATCTGCCGAGCAGCGCGACGCCCTGCAAACCCTGGCCAGCGAAGTAATGTCGCACCTTATACTTCGCAAGCAAAAAAAAGAGCTGGAGCAAAGCCTTATTGCCCACAGGGAATTTTATAACCTTTTCGAGAGCTCGTCAGAGATACACTTTATCGCCAATAAAGAATCGAATATTGAAGTGATAAACGATTCGGTAACCCCTATTTTGGGTTATACGCCAAAACAGGCCATCGGCCGATCGTTATGGGATTTTGTAGCGGGCAAAAACCGCGAGCAATTTGTGCCGCTAATAGAGAAGGCCCTGGCATCAAACCTGCCTTTTGAGCTGGAAACAGAAACCGTTACACGCACGGGCGAAGTTAAATGGCTGAGCTGGACCGCTATATACCGGGGCGAAAAATGGTATGCCAGCGGGCGCGATATTACCTTTCAAAAACGCCTTATCATACAAACCGAACAGCTATCGTTAGTAGCCAGTAAAATAAAGAATGGCGTAGTGATAAGCGATGCTAACGACCGCGTGGTATGGACCAACAACGCGTTTGAAACCATTACAGGCTACAGTATACACGATGTTGAGGATGAGTACCTGGGTAAGGTTTTAAAAGGCCGTACTAAAGACCCGGCTGCAGAGCAGCAGCTTATAGCAGCCATTCGCAACAAGCAATCGTATGAGATTGAACTGCTGATAGACAAAAAGGATGGTACGCCCTTATGGATATCGGTAACCAACTCGGTTATATACGGTGCCGATGACGGGGTAGAAAAATACATCAGAATTATAATTGATATAAGCGCGCGTAAAAGTGCCGAGCAGGACGTAGAGATACTGTCGTTCGCGGCGCGTAAATCGCCAAGCGGTATCATGATACGCGATGCCGGCGGTGCCATTATTTGGATGAACGAGGCCATGGAGCGTATTATTGGCTATACCCTTACCGAGTTAAAGGGCCAAAGCATAGGTACCAAGTTAGTAGGGGCCGAAACCAACCTGGAAGTGTTTGAATTGGCATCAAAAGCGGTTAAAGAAAATAAACCCTACGAGGTAGAAATAAAAATTTACAAAAAGGACGGCAGCACCGCCTGGGTATTTATATCTAACAGCCCCTTGTTTGACGAGGTTGGCAGCGTTGAGCGGCAAATAGGCGTTATGGTAGATATTACCGAGCGCAAGCGGGCAGAGGAGGAACTTACCACACTATCCTTAGTGGCCAGTAAAACCACCAGCGGCGTTGTAATTAACAATAGCGCCGGTAAGGTAGAATGGGTAAACAGCGCTTTTGAGCAAATAACCGGTTTTACGCTTGAAGATGTTCAGCATAAACACTTAGGAGATTCGTTAACCGGCGAACTGACCGATATATCTATCATTCAAAAGGCCCGCGAATTATCCGAAAAGAAACAATCATTTGAGGTAGACCTGCTCATTTACCGCAAAGATGGCCAACCCTTGTGGATATCGGTGATCAATTCGGTAATTACGGATGATAGCGGAAAAGTAGATAAGTACATCGAAGTAATTATAGACATCACCGCCAAAAAGAAAGCCGAGCTGGAATTAATAGCCGCCCGCGAAGAAGCCATACAGCTTAGCCGCGCCAAGGATATGTTTATATCGGTAATGAGCCACGAGATACGCACGCCGTTAAACGCGGTGATAGGTATGTCGCATTTATTGATGGAAGATAACCCGATGGATTCTCAGAAAGAGAACCTGAATGTGCTTAAGTTTTCGGCCGAGAACCTGATGACGCTGATAAACGATGTGCTGGATTTTGCTAAAATTGAAACCGGTAACGTTGAGCTTGAAAAAGCGAACATAGATATACGCGACCTGATACACGGTATTGCCTCATCTATGAAATATAAGGCGCAGGAAAATAATATTTACCTGAAATATGATGTAGATGAGGATGTTCCGGCAATAATAGTTGGTGATAAGGCACGCCTTATGCAAATATTATTGAATTTGGTAAGTAATTCTGTTAAATTTACCAGCCAGGGCGGGGTAGATATCGACCTTAAGGTAATAGAGCAAAATAAAAACACTGTAAGGATACGTTTTGCAGTAACAGATACCGGAATTGGTATTGCCAAGAACAAATTAAACACCATATTTGAGTCGTTTAAACAAGCCGAAGCCGATACTACACGAAATTACGGCGGTACGGGCCTTGGCTTGGCCATTAGCAAACGGTTAATAGAACTGCACGACTCGCGTATAAACGTAGATAGTGTGTTGGGCAAGGGCTCTACATTTTGGTTTACTATTACCTTTGATAAATTAGATGGCCATACGGTTAATAACAATAATACAGTGGAAACAGGATTAAATATTAATGTACTTGTAGTTGACGATAACCAGATAAACAGGCTGCTTATAAATAAAGTGCTTAAAAAATGGGGCGCGACAGCTGACTTTGCCGAAAACGGTGTTGAGGCAATTGACAAGCTGGAAGCCTTTAAAAACTTTGACGTTGTTTTGATGGATATACATATGCCATTAATGGGCGGTTTAGAAGCTACCGGCGTTATACGTGGCAAAAGCGATCCATACTTTCAAAATTTACCTATTATAGCGCTTACGGCATCAATGCTAAGCAACCAAATGGGCCAGATAGAAGCTGCCGGCATGAACGATTATATCTTAAAACCCTTTGACCCCAAAACACTTTTTGATAAACTAAGCAGGTATCAAAAACAGTAA
- a CDS encoding ComF family protein — protein MKLLRGYLADFVSLIFPQLCAACRTALMANEHILCTDCLFNLPHTNFHTQPDNIVAKQFWGKLPVEGAYSLYYFTKGGKVQNMMHQFKYNGMHQIGDLLGNIAGRQLKGSPVFSTADLIIPVPLHQKRLKERGYNQSAHFADGLAQELDAVVETGNLIRTVATKTQTHKSRFARFQNMQEVFAVKNPESLMNKHVLLVDDIVTTGSTLEACGIALLKVPGLKLSIATIAYAE, from the coding sequence ATGAAATTATTGCGCGGTTACCTGGCCGATTTTGTTTCGCTGATATTTCCGCAGCTTTGCGCGGCATGCCGTACCGCATTAATGGCCAACGAGCATATTTTATGCACCGATTGCCTTTTTAATTTACCACACACCAATTTTCATACCCAGCCCGATAATATTGTAGCTAAACAGTTTTGGGGCAAGCTGCCTGTTGAGGGGGCTTACAGCCTGTATTATTTTACTAAGGGTGGTAAGGTGCAAAACATGATGCACCAGTTTAAATACAATGGCATGCACCAAATTGGCGACCTGCTGGGCAATATTGCAGGCAGGCAGTTAAAAGGCAGCCCGGTATTTAGCACAGCCGATTTGATAATACCTGTACCGCTGCATCAAAAAAGATTAAAGGAGCGTGGCTATAACCAAAGCGCGCACTTTGCCGATGGCCTGGCCCAGGAGCTGGATGCCGTGGTTGAAACAGGGAATTTGATAAGAACGGTTGCCACCAAAACTCAAACGCATAAATCGCGGTTTGCAAGGTTCCAAAACATGCAGGAAGTGTTTGCCGTTAAAAACCCCGAAAGTTTAATGAACAAGCATGTACTGCTTGTAGATGATATTGTAACCACCGGGTCTACCTTAGAGGCCTGCGGTATAGCCTTACTAAAAGTACCTGGCTTAAAGCTAAGTATTGCTACTATTGCTTATGCGGAGTAA
- the rlmN gene encoding 23S rRNA (adenine(2503)-C(2))-methyltransferase RlmN, which translates to MNTKKVKIDIRSLSLEALQEHFIRMEEKAFRAKQVYEWLWKKSCLSFEDMSNISKELRTKLDENFVINNVKINSSQVSADKTIKNSFILHDTHLIEGVLIPTNDRMTACVSSQVGCSLTCKFCATGYMERKRNLNPDEIYDQVVLIDQQAKQHYGIPLSNIVYMGMGEPLLNYANVLKSIEKITSPDGLNMAAKRITVSTAGIAKMIRKLGDDQVKFNLALSLHAANDVKRNEIMPINEQNSLKSLADALKYYYAKTKNPVTYEYIIFDGVNDGIEDAIELARFCKHLPCKVNIIEYNPISFASYINAGEDKVEAFADYLRGQGVNTNLRRSRGKDIDAACGQLAIKEKDKVSVEI; encoded by the coding sequence GTGAATACCAAAAAAGTTAAAATTGATATCCGTAGCTTAAGCCTCGAAGCTTTACAGGAGCACTTTATCCGTATGGAAGAAAAGGCCTTCAGAGCTAAGCAGGTTTATGAGTGGCTATGGAAAAAATCATGCTTATCTTTTGAGGACATGAGCAATATTTCAAAAGAACTACGCACTAAACTCGATGAGAACTTCGTCATCAATAACGTTAAAATAAATTCTTCACAGGTTAGTGCTGATAAAACTATAAAAAATTCCTTTATATTACACGATACTCATTTAATTGAGGGTGTATTAATACCTACTAACGATAGAATGACCGCTTGCGTATCATCGCAAGTGGGTTGCAGCCTTACCTGCAAATTTTGCGCTACCGGCTATATGGAGCGTAAACGTAACCTTAACCCCGACGAAATTTACGACCAGGTAGTACTGATAGACCAGCAAGCTAAACAGCATTACGGCATACCATTATCAAACATTGTGTACATGGGCATGGGCGAACCTTTGCTTAATTATGCCAATGTTTTAAAATCTATAGAGAAGATAACCTCGCCCGATGGGTTAAATATGGCGGCTAAGCGTATTACGGTATCTACCGCGGGCATAGCCAAAATGATACGTAAACTGGGCGACGACCAGGTTAAATTTAACCTTGCATTATCGTTACACGCGGCAAATGATGTAAAGCGCAACGAGATAATGCCCATAAACGAGCAAAACTCGTTAAAATCGTTGGCCGATGCTTTAAAGTACTATTACGCCAAAACCAAAAACCCGGTTACTTACGAGTATATTATTTTTGACGGCGTAAACGATGGTATTGAAGATGCTATAGAACTGGCCCGTTTTTGCAAACACCTGCCCTGCAAAGTAAATATTATTGAATACAACCCGATATCGTTTGCCAGTTATATTAACGCCGGCGAAGATAAGGTAGAAGCCTTTGCCGATTACCTGCGCGGCCAGGGCGTAAACACCAACCTGCGCCGCAGCCGCGGTAAAGATATTGATGCCGCCTGCGGGCAACTGGCTATTAAAGAAAAAGATAAAGTTTCTGTAGAAATATAA